Genomic DNA from Lepeophtheirus salmonis chromosome 9, UVic_Lsal_1.4, whole genome shotgun sequence:
tttaaaatatatatttttatttattgcttcTGATAACTccttatatatgaatataaaagtcAGAAATTATTTTTGCGATTATTTTATTGGGAAATATTTGAGAGGGGCTCATATGTAggtaaatattcatattactaataattaattgatttgggTGATGATAACTAAGTATCATCCatggataattaatttagtatgAATACGACGGCCCAGGACGATGCATACGATTTTGCTTTCATCTGTATTGCGTTTAAGAGTTGGAAGGGGGAGGGAGCTACGCGTAAGGAATGATTAccgatatatattttgttgtgatCAAGTTGTAATTTCTCTATCCTTAGAATGACTTATTTAATGACAACATAACCATCCTATTAATAACCAACTGTGAATTGATACTGTCTGATCAATTTTGATCGATTAAAATAACacggttattatgtatttacgagtaatataacAGGAGGCATTTGAACTTAATGATCTGCATCAGTATACTtgaattttagtaatttgtagtAAAATGACATTCATGGAATATTCAGTTAATTGTATGATCCTCATCCCtgtaaatctttcatttaatattagcCATCTCATGTTTTGGCTTCAAACATGTACACGACATACACGAAATGTATCGTCAGCTTTGTGTGGCTCTATTTCTCATAATAAGTGACGTCAGCACTTGTGTTGATGAGTTACCCTAGtaaataaagatacaaattaactaatAGTCTAATAGAATACGTGTGAGCCGAACCCTTGCTACAGCTCCCCTTGCTTCTCATTATCTATATATTGATGATGATTGACCCATCAGATACTCTAATATCATCCATATCACTCTACAAGGGAGTTCATTGGAGTCTTCATCTCAATGTTTTACCATTTTTATGTATCTACTCCGGGTGGATGTGGGTTTGGGCCTTTTACTTGGGGATACAAGAGAATTTTGAGTTGGGTATGATTGGATTCTCTTGTATAGGTGGGATTCAGCTTCTTCTATGTCTGTTCTGTCAATGGTCTGTCCATGTCATGGCCTTTGTTACCTCAAAAGGAGTGAGTTCTTACTTTGATCCTTCATTATATCCCCTTTTCTACATCCTGATTCCATCCAGGTCAGTTCAACAGAGGAAGCAAGTGTTGCAAAGGTCGTTCCCACTCCAAACAATGGATCCTCAGAATTGGTTAAAGTCTTCAAATCAGGGGATGAAGATGTTTGGAtcgtatttcaaaaaattaaatacatttggGATATGGAGAAAAAGCGATTCAAGCAGGTGGAATTCCCCATTTCCCAAACCCTGCGGCATTACTTTGAGTCCAAGGGATATGAGACTGAAGAGGAGCTattgaaagcaaaaaatatttataataataatacgtaagaaaacattttgtttGTTGTCAATTGTTTCACATAATCTGGATAATGTATCTCTTATTAGAGTGGATATGTCCATCCCAGATTTTCAAGAACTCTTTAAAGAAAGAGCCACGATGCCGTTCTTTGTGTTCCAAGTTTTTTGTGTGGGTCTCTGGTGTCTTGACAAGTATTGGTATTACTCCATTTTTACCCTAATCATGTTGGTTATGTTTGAATGTACTCTTGTCAAACAACAAATTCGAAACATGTCGGAAATTAGAAAAATGGGCAATCAACCCTCACCAATAATggtatgatttttattttaaatcgttttttattatattcatttcctTTCAATTGAGGTTTGGCGTTATAACCGCTGGCGAACTCTTTCAAGTGAAGAATTAGTTGCTGGAGACATTGTTTCTATTGGAAGATCAGCCAATGAATCTCTCATTCCGTGTGATTTGATTTTAATGCGAGGGAGCTGCATTGTGGATGAAAGCATGCTCACAGGAGAGTCTATTCCTCAGTTAAAAGAACCTTTGGAAAATGTTACGGAAATAGATAGAGAGTTTGAGTTTGAGGCGGATGGGAAATTGCATGTTCTCTTTGGAGGAACTAAAATGATTCAACATACTCCTCCAGTCAAAAATAATTCTGGACTTAGAGCTAATGAAAGTGGAGTTGTTGCATATGTCGCAAGAACAGGATTCAATACATCTCAGGGTCAACTTTTGCGTACTATACTTTTTGGAGTCCGTCGAGTGACAGCGAATAACCttgaaacattcatttttattcttttcttacttttttttgccattgcTGCAGCAGCTTATGTCTGGGTCAAAGGTACTATACTTTTTTTCCTATCTtatcaattacttttaatttactattatataGGAATTGAGGATCCTAATCGAAATCGCTACAGATTATTTTTGGAGTGCACCTTGATTTTGACATCTGTTGTTCCTCCAGAACTCCCCATTGAACTCTCATTGGCAGTCAATACTTCCTTAATATCTCTTGCTCAACTTGGTATATATTGCACTGAGCCTTTTCGTATTCCACACGCCGGAAAAGTCGAAATATGTTGTTTTGACAAAACCGGAACTTTGACATCCGACAATTTGGTCATTGAAGGTGTTGCTGGGGTCAATGAGAGTGATGAAGTGACTCCAATTGACTCCTTGCCTACAAATACTATCCAAGTCCTTGCAACTTGTCATTCACTCGCTCAACTCGAAGACGGTATGGTCGGAGATCCGTTAGAAAGGGCAGTGCTGAATGCTATTAACTGGACACTCACCAAAGGGGACGCTGTTATTCCAAAGAAGGGAAAATTCCCTGGTATTAAAATATTCCAAAGATTCCATTTTTCATCGGCGTTGAAACGAATGGCAGTACTTGCTGGTTACCAAGTACAGGGTAGCTCCGAAAATAGCTACATTGCCTCTATTAAAGGTGCTCCTGAAgttattaaaagtatgttttcCAACATTCCAAGTAATTATGACGAAGTGTATTTGAAGCATGCGAGAAGAGGAGCTCGAGTGTTGggtaagaaatattttgttccCTAATAACTTGGTCAAATAAGGTAACAGTTTCTATTTTAACTTGCTGCAGCATTGGGATTTAAGGAAATGGGTAAAATGAACCATCAGGATATAAAAAACACAACTAGAAAGGATATTGAATGTGATTTGACCTTTGCTGGATTTGTCATCCTCACATGTCCTTTAAAACCTGACTCAAAGGCAGTTATAAAAGATGTAATTAATGCATCGCACCGGGTATGCATGATCACCGGTGACTCTGCTTTAACTGCATGCCACGTAGCAAAGGAATTGAAATTTACTCAACACAAAGAGGTTCTCATGCTTTCCAAAGATAAGGAACAGGAATGGAAATGGCTTAATATTCATTCAGATTATGGGATAAAGGTAGACTTCTCACCTTCCTGGAAGGATTGGAAAGAGTTTGTTGATAATCACGACTTTTGCCTCACTGGAGAAGGACTTAgttatttactttcaaaaaatccaaaatatctaTTTAGAATAATTCCCCATGTCTGTGTCTTTGCCCGTGTATCGCCATCAGACAAGGAACAAATCATTACtacttttaaatcattgaaCTTCACCACTCTTATGTGTGGAGATGGAACGAATGATGTGGGCGCATTAAAACATGCGGAAGTTGGTGTTGCCATTCTATCGTCCCACTCCTCTCAACCAACATCATCCTTTAAACCAAAGAAGGAACAGTCTGAGTCTGAAGATgacattaaatcaaaattagagaaatttaaaagaaatacgaCGCCGCGTAAGCGAGGACTTGATTCCCGTCAAGAAAGAAACCATCAAACACAACATCAGATACAAAAACTTCTCAAAGAAATTGAAGAAACGGATCAAATTCAAGTTGTCAAACTAGGAGATGCCTCCATTGCAGCTCCCTTCACTGCAAAACAATCCTCTATCTCatgtatttatcatattatcaaGCAAGGGAGATGCACTTTAGTCACCACTCTTCAAATGTTCAAAATACTTGCGTTAAACGCTCTTATTTTGGCGTACTCCCAATCCGTTCTATACTTGGAGGGAGTTAAGTTGTCAGATGGTCAAGCAACACTTCAGGGTCTTCTTCTGGCAGCctgtttctttttcatttcaagAGCTAAAGTAagagatgtcattttttttaagtcttttttttagcataaaaatatgcatgatcctttattattttcacaTTATATAGCCTCCCAAATCCCTTTCCAAACAACGTCCTCTTCCTAATATTTTCAATGCATATACTGTGGTTACCGTGGTTCTACAATTCCTTGTTCATTTCGGATGTCTGATATATTTGGTGCAACAGGCCTATATTCTTGAACCAAGGTATTTGTTTGCTCTATTCCCTTCTTTCAATTCTTATACATTACAATGCTTTATTCCTACACCTAAAGAAAAGATGAGTTCCCCGACTTGGAAGGAGAGTTTGAGCCAAATCTTCTAAATAGCACAGTCTACATGATATCCCTCACTCTACAAGTATCCACGTTTGCAATCAATTATAGGGTATGAGTTTCCCTTATTCGTCTTCAATCATAATGCTAAGTCACTTATTCTTACTTTAGGGTAAACCCTTTATGAAACcaatgagtaaaaataaagatttgctCTCCTGTCTCATTGGTACAGCTTCCTTCATTGCAATGCTCTCACTTGGTTGGCTACCTGATCTGAATGAATATTTTGGAATTGTTGCATTCCCTGATAacgtaaggtttttttttctcattcccCCTTTCTAAAATCTCCTAAAATATAATGAGTCTCTTCTCCTAAATAGTTTCGCCATATGCTCATCATTGTATTGCTATTGGATTTCCTCCTATCACTTCTATTGGATCGTATTTGTCTCCTCCTGTTTGGCGAAGGAAAACTTCGAAAGCCTAcataatgcatatttatttttattataattactattattaataatattctattCTCGTTTTGTGAGGAAATCGATTTTTCTATGCTTTTGAATGAAttccatgtttttatttaaaaaaataattagttaatttagtACATATTCtactttgtatgtatataatacacaTATAAAATCTAACCCCTCAAGTATATGTAGCCTTTAGTATCAACAAGTGAGGTCCATTTCTATTTTGCCAACCAGACGTGGGAACTTGAGGGGATTTGTTATTAATTGACATGAGGTAAATCCTTaacattttataagattttgattaattgaattgaattcTCCAAGGAAATAATACTTGAGACTTGACACAAGAACATCTAAAAGGAGGACAGTGCAGttcctaatttttgttttcatttctaCGAACTGAGTCCCTAAGTACATTATTGTCCATTCTTGAATTTACGTGAATAGAAAGTCAATTTCTCCCAAAATGAGTTTGCCACTAATTCACCCATGGATTGAGCAATtactaattcatttattaattgatacacAACAAATCAACaatgtatttcataataataattattgtttagatAGAATGGATTGCATAAGTAGACTAAATCTGAAGGAATAATGATTGTTGTAGAACATGATCTTTTTAACATTTAAGACCCCGAAATCCTGGAATCGTCAAGAAACCATTTGAATACAcctctttcttttttcctaTGTTAAGGGCCAATGCCATTAATTTTTCAGCAGACACTGGATGCCACGCTCCGTAGGTACATGGGCCACCAGATCCCACTTCTGACTCCACGTTATTTCCATAGTAATGACATTTATCAGAATAACGGAGGGAtggaatatattcaaaaatcctaaTTATGCTGCAATGTTGAACTGCAATGGATAATCCTAAAAATCCAGAAGTTGTTGGATTTGGAACCAAAGGCCACTTGGATTGAGACTGTAGCCAGTTCCAAAGGGACCAGAGACTTGAAGGATGTAAAAGATACAAGGGTTCCTCTGGTTTCATGAGTcgctttgaaaaaaaagtctcaaaaaaaGGCCTATCTGGATTTGAGTACCACTCTGCCACActagcattataattagttgGGTCCCAAACGAGTACCGGAGAGGATGAATATAGGTTTTTAGGATCCAGAAATCCGAATTCAGGCTCAGATAGAATTTGACTATTTACGACACGAAGAGAAGTTTTTGAGCCTACGTCTTTTTCATGTCCAAAGGTAGGAGCATTATTAAAACGCATGACAAAGTCATGACTATCAATGTATGTTCCAAGTCCAGAGTTAATCAAAGAACCCGCATTTGTCACAATGGCACAgctattaaatgttttattactgAGGAGTGGACTGGACATAAAGTATTGATCTAATTGCTGAGATCTAAAGAAATTATCACCTTTTCTAAAGATAtgaatattcactttttttttcatatcacaAAGAAGCTCTGACGAGGATTTACTTATTTCTAGTAGTGGTCCTTTACGACCCATGAACTTGACTTTAAATCTATTCTCAAAGTCTCCAGCAAGTACTTTCTTTCCATAGTCCATAAAGGTTTTACGCAGATTGGAGACGACTTGCTTTTCAAAGGCCTTAATCCGCGTCATTTCCTCAGATTCTCCTTCttcataaaagtaattttcctCTACAAGTTGATATACTTCACTCCCACCTAAGGCTGCTTTCTCACCCAACTCATAACCATCATTAGCTACGAATCTACCTGTTGTGTCATCATACTTTATTCGAACAATGGAGTGTGATATATGAATATCCCTGGAATCCTCTGACTTAGAGACTCTTTCCCAGTAGGTCGTCCAGATTATGTAGAGATAGGTAAACGTACCCGTCGTGAGCAAACAgaggaaaagaaacaaaaaagatcCGAGGAAATtcattattccaaaaataaataactaaatgtaTTAAAACTATGTCATGAATAAAAGTCTTTAATTTGAGGCTCAAGAGACGGAGGAAACTCCCTTCTGTTCCTCATACAATTGAATAAGTTTGGAGCTAACAGAGGGCTTTAAATGAGGAGGTTGAGCGGAGTCTTCATTAGGAAATGTTGCAAGGGCAAGAGATGGATCTTTATGAACAAAAGGATGCCAAAGGCCTTGAATAGAAGCGTAATTGGAGTAGGACCATTTCTCTTGATACTGATACTCTTTTCCAGAGTGGGAGTTGTAGATGTCCAACCAGGCAGCGACTTCTTCGGGAGTAAAATAACGAAGATTTTGCCAATGTCTCTCACCATTCACTGATAATAAAGAAGAGCAAGATATACACTTATATTAGAGGAATCAATTCCTTTGTAATTACAATATTCCGCAACGAGAACGGGGGATCGACGTCGACGAGGCTTTAAATACAAGGCCACATGGGGATTCTTCTCTGCGAATCCAACAAAATCCGACTCAATAAAGttccttaaagaaaaaaatatatatatatatatacatatacataaaaatagtatttgggggggaaaaaagagaaaatttgaagGCAAGGAAAAGGAAAGTCGCTTACCGAATGCCGAGGCTGGATGGAGATTCCTTACAAAATTTAAGGGTGAGCCTCTGGAGTTGAGGAATATATCGTCCTATTCCATTTTGAGAGGGAGCATTGTTCAAGATGAACCCCTTTTTCTGAATTAAAACCCTTTTCGACAtccctttttaataattttatgggAATAGACAGTCAATAGTTCTctagagagaaagaaagagagagctCAAGCAAGAAATAAGAAGAAAGTCAAGTTCTCCGATGAGTGATGACCCCTGGAAAGCAGCTGCCTgcaacaatttctttttaattgaacATCAGTAGTAGTGATCACTTCTCACCTGAAAAATGAGGCAATTCCTATTAGCGTCctttgattgaataaaaatatgtatttgactCAATAGAGGGGCTTTCAGCTGTTGTCGCTTGAGTACTGGTGACGtcacaacaataaataaagtcattaataatcataattgacTGTTGGGCCGGGATATACAATGTATACTAGGGCGTCCTCTATCCaattaatttgcaaaaactCACAGAATCACCTATTGTAAACACAAAGAGTTACATATGACATATAAATGCAATTAACTAGATATCGTAGTTTGTTATCTTTATGAGCATCTACTAAACTATTATTGTTCAATTTGATGTAGCAATTTACTTCCCTTTAATTACAGCACTTCTGTAGCTACGAATCTTTCAATAAAGAcccaaaaaaattctgaaagaataaattaaatttatacaaatattttttctatattgaaACATGAATCTTCAGGAAGCTATTTTGTAGCAAGCATCATTTTCTGGTCGTATAAACTTTTCATTATCCTGCATTTTTAATTGCATAATGTTTTCAATCACAATTTTCGTTTTACATTCTGTGAGTTTTTGCTGCAATACTAGCGCCTTGCATTAGCTGACGAGTCGTTAAATTTAACAGCCCATGTTGTTGATGTATGCTAGTATCGTCATAATAAACAGTTCGCTTAAGGTTTATGAAGTTATCTCAATCTTAAATAAAGTCTTCCTGTCGGACTGTATGGGTCATGGCCTTTGAAAATCTTTTAATAGACTCATCTAACTATAAAATACAAGTAAGCTCTGTCCTGAATAGAAGCGTAAAGGAGTACGGGAAGCAATTTCTTTCTGACGGAAAAGAAGACACGTGCTGGAATTCTGAGCAGGGAACGCCCCAATGGATTAAACTCACTTTTAATTCCCCTGTGACgatcaaagaaattaaaattcaatttcaggGAGGATTTGCCGGCAAAAATTGCTCTCTTCAATTAAACAAAGAGCCAATCTTTCAATTTTCTCCCCAAGATTCGAATAAACTTCAGTCTTTTCTACTGAGTGAGTCACCTGCCACAGGAacggattttaaaatatttttccctgaAACAACGGACTTCTTTGGCAGAATTACAGTCTATCAATTGATATTATTGGGAGATTTGTCGCCATGAATACCAATCGTCCCTGTGGatgtaaaagttttaaaacatgTTTTGCGTGTGAAAAAGACATTTCCAACGATACTACTAAAAAATACGAATCCTTGACCCAATCACTTAGATCCTCATCTACTGGGGTATATTGTCCGGATTGTAGGTCTATTTACCCTGGGTGGGAAATATCCCCTTCTTGCCAATTACATCCCTCACCCATAGTAAATTCCTTCTCTGGTATACAAATCATTCCAAATTTCATCAATTCCAAGGAACAACACGATGTACTAAAAGGGTTAGATCAACTACCCTGGGACCCTTCAGTAAGTGGACGTCGAAAACAAAACTTTGGTCCTAGAgctaattttaacaaaagaaaagcAAAGAACGGTCCATTTCATGGATTTCCACTATGTACTCAATTCATTCAAAAGCGTTTCAATGAGATTGAAAGCCTTCAAGGCTACCAAGTTGTGGAACAATGCTCAATAGAATATCGCAAAGGAACAGGTGCGTGGATTGAGCCTCATGTTGATGATTGTTGGATTTGGGGAGAAAGAATTGTTCAACTTCACGTCCTCTCCAATTCGGTCCTTACACTCAACAAATGTCAAAAatcgaataaatataatttgaatgatgtttttaattatcctaggattttatcaaataatggaGATTCTGTACTCTACAATCCATTTAGGGATGATATTTCCTCAGCCGAGAATATGCCCTATTCACCTTGCGAATTGATGACAGAATTTGACACTCTAAGGATTCCCTTACCTGAACTTTCTTTACTCATATTTTATGGGGAACCTCGCTATCAATGGGAACATTCAGTCTTAAGGGAGGATGTTCTAGATGAGAGGAGGGTTATCATTGCCTATCGTGAGTTTACTCCTCCCTTTCTGCCTGGGGGTGAATCATATGAAACTGTAGGGAAGAAAGTGATTGAATCCGCAAAAAAGTTCTGGTGATTGAATGTACATGAACATTTGGATATAATAAATGCAATAACATGAAGCGTCTTTGTTGTTCTACCCTGCAGTGACTGAATACATAATATTGcgagttttgatttttttttttcttaaatagaaTTTAtcagtagaaaaaataaaaatatataaaatttcatataatactaATTCTGACACACTTTAGTGATGGCTTCGAGATCAAAACGATGACTATTGAGGTATAATTTCGGGAGGGCCACCCCTATTTTCACTAGAAGGTTCATGATAGAAGTATGATAGTGTGGCCAAGTCcttaggttaaaaaaaacaacaacactccGATAATTATTAGTCCTTAGAAAGAGTCCTATGAAGCATGGATCAGCCTTGCTCAACCTCcaagatagaaaaaatatgacaataacGTTAAAGTCCTCAcatgaattagtttttttttgtttttttgtgattttttatgAATGTCTATGGGATAaccaataaaattatgtatttgattttttttttcgttctaaAAACATGATTCATCTTAATATTGGCGTAATATGTCAACTTTGATATCATACTTATTTCGCTCTCAAAGAGCATCTTCAAATACACAaactcaaaacaaaaaaaaaaaacttaaaatggaAATCACAGAGTCCACATTGACTTCTCGGcctttttctctaaataaatacatgatCCAATGAAGGGCGATGAAGGTGGTTCaacaattataagaataaaaaaaagcttaaaaatctATCGACGATAGTAACGACTATCCTTCGTACGTTTAAGAAAATCATCAACTGATCGATCGTATGTCCTACTACTTCTATGATGATGAGGCCTAGGATGATGATAGCTGTTGTCATGCTGTTGATGATGGTGGCTGCTATTATGATTATGATAAATGCTTCGACTGCTTCTATAATCATAGCGATGACGACTATGATGTGTGTCTTCCACATCTCTTCTACGAGAATATTTCGACCTGGAATAATGCGAATCCTCCTCTTCTTCCTCTTCGTACCGTCTTCGTTTAGACGATGAAATTAGAGGAGCCACAATGCTAGGAGGTCGCTTAGATCGTACACGGTGTTCACGCGCGGCTGCTTTACTCTTGCGAAGAATAGGAGTCATATCCACTGTGTCATCTGGAGAAAAGAGTCTACACAACTCCTCTGCAACACGTGGCTCTATTTCTTGACCATCTCGACCTATTTTAACGGGTTTTCCCTCATTCCAAGGATTAAAGAGATGGGATACTTTCTGAAAGGAGAGGTCCTTTCTGCATATCCAATCTATTCTAAAGACTCCCCCAAGAGCTCTAGCACTGAGCCCAGGAGGAAGAACCCATGGAATGAGTGGTCCGTCTCTACGTGACTTGGCAGATAGACGAGCCAATCCAGTAAACTTTCCGGATTCCTTTACAGAATATATAAGAAGTACATTTCGAGATTCAGCAAAGGCTGTATTGAATCGAGCCTCATTTGCCGGAGGAGTGCTCCAAACGCCTTTGGCTTTGGAAAGAGCAATATTCTCGGCATTGTTGGACTTGACAACAAAGAAACGAGCGTCTCGGAAGAGATAATTGAGTTTTGTGGCGTAGTCATATGATTTCCCTCcagatttctttttctttttggcttTGTCAAGAGTAGGGGTCGGAGGCGGTGGAGTAGCTTCTCGTACATTTTCTTCTTCAGTATCGCCGGAGGAAGATGAGGAATCCTCTTCATCTTCATCCTCCTCGTCTTCAGATTCAGAAGACTCTGACTCGGAAATATCGCTATGATCTTCGATGTTGATAAAAGGCTTGGGCACTACGACACTAGAAGGCTTCACCTCCTCTTCAAACATATCTCCAGCATTTGGCTTTAAGAGATCCTCCAGAATATTCTCTTCTCCACCTTCAACATGTCCTTCAGACGacatttctagaaaaaaaaccctTGTAGGGTAAATGTGGAGAAGATGGTCATTTAACTCAAATTACCTTCTACACAAAGACTAAAGTAGTAGAAGATGATGCGATAGAGGGCCACACTTCAGTACAACATCGAAAAGAAAACAATTCGGGTGGAACTACAGCAAAATGGCCGACAGTTTATTAggtctcctttttttttcacaacttttctttcttaaatttactataattcactagctctctctctctctctccctttcTTTCCAAATTTACCATCTAGCCTGGCTATAGCTATCAACAAACAAATTAAGctgctttaaaaataataacaatagccTGTATCCACTAGCTAGATACCTATAGACCCACCAACAAGCTGGAATAAATGTTAAAGGCTCGTATAAAGTCGTTGAATGACTTCAACTGTGGAACACAAGGTTGGAGATGTATTTAAAGGCTACGATGtcgtacaagttataacttgtatgaACAAATTGTGTAAGTTGTAactcaagaatgaaatgaataattttagatCAGGAGGTAAAAGTACTGGTGATGTGGATAATGTAAGAATTGAATACTCCTTGAattatcgatattttttaatttcaaaaataaataaatcaagtaaataataaatgggtaattttaatggatcaaaattaaattatatcatcaatgTATAGTTGGCAATAAGATTGAccaatgttaatataaatataagacattTAAAGACAGAAGAAATTGCAACATGGACCTATATAAGTTGcaacatatagatatatatataatattaatagatagGATAGCTTTGGATTGAAGTAATTTTCTATACTCTTACATGGGATTTGAGTCATGTTTTCTAATGAATATTGAATCAATTGA
This window encodes:
- the Ythdc1 gene encoding uncharacterized protein Ythdc1, coding for MSSEGHVEGGEENILEDLLKPNAGDMFEEEVKPSSVVVPKPFINIEDHSDISESESSESEDEEDEDEEDSSSSSGDTEEENVREATPPPPTPTLDKAKKKKKSGGKSYDYATKLNYLFRDARFFVVKSNNAENIALSKAKGVWSTPPANEARFNTAFAESRNVLLIYSVKESGKFTGLARLSAKSRRDGPLIPWVLPPGLSARALGGVFRIDWICRKDLSFQKVSHLFNPWNEGKPVKIGRDGQEIEPRVAEELCRLFSPDDTVDMTPILRKSKAAAREHRVRSKRPPSIVAPLISSSKRRRYEEEEEEDSHYSRSKYSRRRDVEDTHHSRHRYDYRSSRSIYHNHNSSHHHQQHDNSYHHPRPHHHRSSRTYDRSVDDFLKRTKDSRYYRR
- the LOC121124813 gene encoding alpha-ketoglutarate-dependent dioxygenase alkB homolog 4, giving the protein MNTNRPCGCKSFKTCFACEKDISNDTTKKYESLTQSLRSSSTGVYCPDCRSIYPGWEISPSCQLHPSPIVNSFSGIQIIPNFINSKEQHDVLKGLDQLPWDPSVSGRRKQNFGPRANFNKRKAKNGPFHGFPLCTQFIQKRFNEIESLQGYQVVEQCSIEYRKGTGAWIEPHVDDCWIWGERIVQLHVLSNSVLTLNKCQKSNKYNLNDVFNYPRILSNNGDSVLYNPFRDDISSAENMPYSPCELMTEFDTLRIPLPELSLLIFYGEPRYQWEHSVLREDVLDERRVIIAYREFTPPFLPGGESYETVGKKVIESAKKFW
- the LOC121124810 gene encoding endoplasmic reticulum transmembrane helix translocase, with protein sequence MMIDPSDTLISSISLYKGVHWSLHLNVLPFLCIYSGWMWVWAFYLGIQENFELGMIGFSCIGGIQLLLCLFCQWSVHVMAFVTSKGVSSTEEASVAKVVPTPNNGSSELVKVFKSGDEDVWIVFQKIKYIWDMEKKRFKQVEFPISQTLRHYFESKGYETEEELLKAKNIYNNNTVDMSIPDFQELFKERATMPFFVFQVFCVGLWCLDKYWYYSIFTLIMLVMFECTLVKQQIRNMSEIRKMGNQPSPIMVWRYNRWRTLSSEELVAGDIVSIGRSANESLIPCDLILMRGSCIVDESMLTGESIPQLKEPLENVTEIDREFEFEADGKLHVLFGGTKMIQHTPPVKNNSGLRANESGVVAYVARTGFNTSQGQLLRTILFGVRRVTANNLETFIFILFLLFFAIAAAAYVWVKGIEDPNRNRYRLFLECTLILTSVVPPELPIELSLAVNTSLISLAQLGIYCTEPFRIPHAGKVEICCFDKTGTLTSDNLVIEGVAGVNESDEVTPIDSLPTNTIQVLATCHSLAQLEDGMVGDPLERAVLNAINWTLTKGDAVIPKKGKFPGIKIFQRFHFSSALKRMAVLAGYQVQGSSENSYIASIKGAPEVIKSMFSNIPSNYDEVYLKHARRGARVLALGFKEMGKMNHQDIKNTTRKDIECDLTFAGFVILTCPLKPDSKAVIKDVINASHRVCMITGDSALTACHVAKELKFTQHKEVLMLSKDKEQEWKWLNIHSDYGIKVDFSPSWKDWKEFVDNHDFCLTGEGLSYLLSKNPKYLFRIIPHVCVFARVSPSDKEQIITTFKSLNFTTLMCGDGTNDVGALKHAEVGVAILSSHSSQPTSSFKPKKEQSESEDDIKSKLEKFKRNTTPRKRGLDSRQERNHQTQHQIQKLLKEIEETDQIQVVKLGDASIAAPFTAKQSSISCIYHIIKQGRCTLVTTLQMFKILALNALILAYSQSVLYLEGVKLSDGQATLQGLLLAACFFFISRAKPPKSLSKQRPLPNIFNAYTVVTVVLQFLVHFGCLIYLVQQAYILEPRKDEFPDLEGEFEPNLLNSTVYMISLTLQVSTFAINYRGKPFMKPMSKNKDLLSCLIGTASFIAMLSLGWLPDLNEYFGIVAFPDNFRHMLIIVLLLDFLLSLLLDRICLLLFGEGKLRKPT
- the mRpL43 gene encoding large ribosomal subunit protein mL43 codes for the protein MSKRVLIQKKGFILNNAPSQNGIGRYIPQLQRLTLKFCKESPSSLGIRNFIESDFVGFAEKNPHVALYLKPRRRRSPVLVAEYLNGERHWQNLRYFTPEEVAAWLDIYNSHSGKEYQYQEKWSYSNYASIQGLWHPFVHKDPSLALATFPNEDSAQPPHLKPSVSSKLIQLYEEQKGVSSVS
- the LOC121124811 gene encoding beta-galactoside alpha-2,6-sialyltransferase 2-like, producing MNFLGSFLFLFLCLLTTGTFTYLYIIWTTYWERVSKSEDSRDIHISHSIVRIKYDDTTGRFVANDGYELGEKAALGGSEVYQLVEENYFYEEGESEEMTRIKAFEKQVVSNLRKTFMDYGKKVLAGDFENRFKVKFMGRKGPLLEISKSSSELLCDMKKKVNIHIFRKGDNFFRSQQLDQYFMSSPLLSNKTFNSCAIVTNAGSLINSGLGTYIDSHDFVMRFNNAPTFGHEKDVGSKTSLRVVNSQILSEPEFGFLDPKNLYSSSPVLVWDPTNYNASVAEWYSNPDRPFFETFFSKRLMKPEEPLYLLHPSSLWSLWNWLQSQSKWPLVPNPTTSGFLGLSIAVQHCSIIRIFEYIPSLRYSDKCHYYGNNVESEVGSGGPCTYGAWHPVSAEKLMALALNIGKKKEVYSNGFLTIPGFRGLKC